CTCCGCCTCGTTTGCATCACGCAGTGCCATTCTTGTTCATGTTTATcttcttctctctctttctctgatAACATCtaacacacatacaaaaaaaaaaaaagaatggaggcCATGCCCTCAGCCCATACTGGTCCTGGGCTTTATGGGTAAGGGTTTCACCTCATTCATCCCTCCATCctaaatctttttttgtttgtttagtttTAAAGGAGAAAAATCAAAGTCAGATGACAATATTATGTAAAAGAATTGGGTCGATTTTCTCCTTTAAATCTGTCTTGTCTTAGTATCTCATTGCCATGTTGCTCTGTATTACATATAAAATGTTTGTGTTAGAACTCTACATTAGAGAGTTTGTTGATGTTCTCTAGCGCCCAGGCTGGATTTGTGATTGGCTGCCTTAATATCGGTTGTAGTTTTTCCATCATCACTccacttttaatttatttatccaAAATTAGAACTATCATTAGTGTCATGGACCCAATTGGGTCACCTCTCGGGGTTCCTTCAGCAATTGCCTGCCCCTGTTGTGGCATCTCTGGTATCAACCAGGTGTCATTATTCATTACAATTTTCCAAGAAgcatgttttcaaaaaatcatcACAAGATGACAACATGCCTCAATGTGTTGTCTGAAGATTGATTCGCAGATGGATTTGTCcttcttaaccttttttttttttcttaatggcgGCGTTTTAAAGGCAGCTGCTGCAACAGATTTTGTAGAATGGTAATACTGTGAAAGCACAGCGGCGGACACACGCGCTAGCCGCAGTGTCGCGACCTTTGTGTGCAAAAATATGAGACGGAAATCTGCGCTCGTGCGATGTGTATACGCTCGCTGCCAAAGCGGCGGTTGGAAACGTATCAGAGGTGGATTAAATGGTGGATTAATGGCAGGAAACAGTAACTAATAAGTCAACACGAGCGTCATATGGGCACAATGCTtgtgtgcaaaaaaataaataaatcaaaaacaacacacacagtcAAGAGCCCCTTTAAAGTAGTAACAGTAGTCTGAAGTCAAACTGTTATCACtgattgtgtttgtgtgagcaagagatagtgtttgtgtgtatttgtgtgcgtctACGCTCATGTGTGTGTTGGTTTCAGACGAGAGACAAGGAACCCTGCGGCTGAGCAACCTGACCAAAAGCATGTCGGGGAAGTACATCTGCCGAGCCAGCAACACAGCCGGCACAGACAGCTGCTCCATTAACCTGGAGGTTATCACCtgtgtgtatacacacacacacgcacacaccactcCAGGGCTCAAGCAGGTCCGATTAACACATCATGTGTGTTGTTGTGCAGCTTCCAACGCGGGCATGATAGCGGCAGCCACGCTGGGCTCCATGGTGGGACTGGTCGCCATGGTGCTCTTCCTCATATTCGTCCTGAGGAGGAAGCGGGACACTGAAGAGGAGACAGCCAACGAGATCAAGTGAGAAGTCTCGAAAATAGTGGAAATCATAATATTAGACGCCCCTCCTAAAAGGGAATTGTGTATTGAAGTTATTTATTGCATGGATTTAAAATGGCCGCCACATGATTTGTTTTGCTATTGGCGGGCTGGCTAATTGAAACGTTTTTGTGCTGTCCGTATAAAGAGAGGACGCTCAGGCTCCGAAGCGAGTTTCGTGGGCAAAGAGCAACACGGGCTCGGACATTGTCTCCAAAAACGGCACGCTGTCGTCCATCGCCACCAGCCCTCGGCCCgccgaccaccaccaccaccgccaacCGGCCTTCAACTACCCCTACTCGCCCTCGTCCACCACCGACACGGGCTCCGTCATCAACGCCTACCAGCTCCGCCCGGGCGAGGCTAACACCCTGCGTGGCCTGCCGGGTTACAATGCGGGCGGGACCCCGTCGCGGAAACATAAGCGGCCCCCCGCCGCTAACGGGGGCCCGCCCCAGTTGGTCCGCATGCCCCCCGCCAGGACGGAGGGGGCTCAGCCTCAGACGCCGCCCGCCTTCACGGCGTCCCCGCGGGCCAGCTCGTCATCCACGCTGACCCGGGCGGGCACGGTGGCCGTCATGGTGCCTGCGCAGAGCCAAGCGGGCTCCCTTGTGTAGCCTCTGATTGGACAGCAAAGAGGGGGCGGGCTCTAATGTTTTTCTGCCTTGTGATTGGACTTCTCTGTGACCTCCTGCAAGGACATTCTATTCATTCATACTACTGACttggcacatttttttttattttccggaGAGCAAACAGCTTAGGTTGTGTAGTTTTCAGGCACATTCTCGTTGAGGTTTCTCAGGCTTTGTAAAAAAGAAGCTTCAATTAAaagcaaagggaaaaaaaaccccacaaaatTACAATTCAGGTTTTTATAGAGAATTTAATGGTTGTGGAGCATAATGGATGTGTTGCCCGTGATAGATGGAATgtaagcaaaaagaaaaatagtgaacataGTTGATGGTGTTGGATTGTTTTCGGTGATTACTGACAGCTAATGTACGAGGGCCCGGGGACATCCCGTAATGGGCCCCGCTTTCCGCTGGTTGTGTAGTGGGATTTAGACGACTGAAAAATTCTGTATACATATGGTGTTATTTGCAAATGTTGAGCAGCTACATGGAGCATTTGACAGTTCGGATGGTTGCCAGTTgttttccaattaaaaaaaaaaaaaagatgacattcATGGGAAATGAGGAATTTTCTTGTCAAATGCTGAGATTTTATTTGGAGTGTCATTTTTTGTACATAATGTACATACCGTATTAACCAAGGTCACTTGAGGACACAAATGAGGTGACTGTGATGTGATATAAACAAGTCCcggtatgctaacatgctaTTGTAACAGAAATCCTCGCAAAGTGACAGCATTCATTTTGAATCATCACAAAATAACGCGTCTGCTTTTTTCTAGGTCAAACGGGTCCAGTCCGACCCCACCCTCAAAACTTCCTAGGCCTCCCCAAAGTGCTGTCACACAGTAACACAAAATGGCGGTCTTCAAAGAAGTCTTATCAGGACTCTGTCAGAAGACTGCGTGAGATGATCATCCTCATTACCTCGTTGGTTCCTGTGGAAGAACGAGCAATCGAGAGTTAGAGCGTATCGGGAACATCAACGCTGACGTAGTGGCTGACCTTCCAAGATCTGATGCACGCGGATGTCGCGCACAAACTGCTGCACGGCGTAGTCCTTCAAGTAACCGTAGCCGCCGTGCATCTGGAGAGCCTGGTTGCAGATCTGAGCAGGTACAGAAGAATGATCGAATGATAACTGCGCCGACCACAAGTAGAGAAATTCGCCAATGGTGGGGGTACACACGTCGAAGCAGTGGTCCGTGGCAAAGAGCTTGGCCATGGAGCAAAGCTGCACGGCGTCCGCTCGCTCCTCCTGAAGCGCCACTGCGGCCTGACGT
This genomic window from Syngnathus typhle isolate RoL2023-S1 ecotype Sweden linkage group LG6, RoL_Styp_1.0, whole genome shotgun sequence contains:
- the esamb gene encoding endothelial cell-selective adhesion molecule, coding for METNLRLRALMVIWWIVQGDSQKVEIPRQEMEVVKGQMVVLQAWYSPSSDISKNTIIWHFIGNHSKQVINFSSGEVGHGQNDFSTRAGFSAAMPSANLSIFINNTQETDSGSYVCDVIIPGGTGLSGQMRLNVKVPPSPPVCTMTGEPVVNGNVTLSCKSTDGKPVPQYKWTKTAPMQEVFFSPMQNERQGTLRLSNLTKSMSGKYICRASNTAGTDSCSINLEVITSSNAGMIAAATLGSMVGLVAMVLFLIFVLRRKRDTEEETANEIKEDAQAPKRVSWAKSNTGSDIVSKNGTLSSIATSPRPADHHHHRQPAFNYPYSPSSTTDTGSVINAYQLRPGEANTLRGLPGYNAGGTPSRKHKRPPAANGGPPQLVRMPPARTEGAQPQTPPAFTASPRASSSSTLTRAGTVAVMVPAQSQAGSLV